One Orrella dioscoreae genomic window carries:
- a CDS encoding class I SAM-dependent methyltransferase, with protein MNPLLSTVARKLESIDTRVRLVMPDGEQVGAEYPEVVFHARDKAALLHLAAGDVGVLGQDYVEGRVEIEGSMRKLMAAAAQLLPGTPIDAARGGWFTELARRLLSVWRHSVERDAKQIEFHYDLSDDFYALWLDPRRVYSCAYFETPQQSLAGAQEAKLDLICRKLRLMPGERFLDVGAGWGGLLLWAAEHYGVDATGITLSRNQHAHVTRLIEEKGLSARVRMELLDYRKLDASQPFDKIASVGMFEHVGRANLQAYFAVLQGLLRPGGLVLNHGITAGGVYNAELGNGMGEFIEKYIFPGGELTHISHVLENVANGGLETLDVENLRPHYARTLWAWSDALEARLEEAGRVLSGEQGARALRAYRLYLAGCAMGFEHGWIALHQVLAQGLPSGRADELDDPSDLSYPWRRGYMYPTTE; from the coding sequence GTGAATCCTTTGCTTTCTACCGTGGCGCGCAAGCTGGAATCCATCGACACGCGCGTTCGTCTCGTCATGCCGGATGGCGAGCAGGTCGGCGCCGAGTATCCGGAAGTCGTTTTCCATGCCCGCGACAAGGCTGCGCTGCTCCACCTGGCGGCCGGAGATGTCGGGGTCCTGGGTCAGGACTATGTCGAAGGGCGTGTGGAGATCGAGGGCAGCATGCGCAAGCTGATGGCCGCGGCTGCCCAGTTGTTGCCCGGCACGCCCATCGATGCCGCCCGTGGCGGCTGGTTCACCGAGCTGGCGCGACGCCTGCTGTCCGTCTGGCGCCATTCCGTCGAGCGCGACGCCAAGCAGATCGAGTTCCACTACGACCTGTCGGATGACTTCTACGCCTTGTGGCTGGATCCCCGCCGGGTCTATTCCTGCGCCTATTTCGAGACGCCGCAGCAATCCCTGGCAGGCGCCCAGGAGGCCAAGCTGGATCTCATCTGCCGCAAGCTGCGCCTGATGCCCGGCGAGCGGTTCCTGGACGTGGGGGCGGGTTGGGGCGGCCTGCTGCTTTGGGCGGCGGAGCATTATGGCGTGGACGCCACGGGGATCACGCTGTCTCGCAACCAGCATGCCCACGTCACCCGTCTCATCGAAGAGAAGGGGCTGTCGGCCCGCGTGCGGATGGAACTGCTGGACTATCGCAAGCTGGATGCCTCCCAGCCCTTCGACAAGATTGCCTCGGTGGGCATGTTCGAACATGTGGGGCGGGCCAATCTGCAGGCGTACTTCGCGGTGTTGCAGGGCCTGCTGCGGCCGGGTGGGCTCGTCCTGAACCACGGCATCACCGCTGGCGGCGTCTACAACGCCGAGCTGGGTAACGGGATGGGCGAGTTCATCGAGAAGTACATCTTCCCGGGCGGGGAGCTGACGCATATCAGCCATGTGCTGGAAAACGTCGCCAACGGCGGGCTGGAGACGTTGGACGTGGAGAACCTGCGACCGCATTATGCGCGGACGTTATGGGCTTGGAGCGATGCGTTGGAGGCTCGGCTGGAGGAGGCTGGGCGGGTGTTGTCGGGTGAGCAGGGCGCCCGGGCGCTGCGGGCTTACCGACTCTACCTGGCGGGTTGCGCGATGGGGTTCGAGCACGGCTGGATTGCCCTGCACCAGGTGTTGGCGCAGGGGCTGCCGAGCGGACGAGCGGATGAGCTGGATGATCCGTCGGATCTGAGTTATCCGTGGCGGCGTGGGTATATGTATCCGACTACCGAATGA
- a CDS encoding multidrug effflux MFS transporter: protein MPPSPLTRSFPGWLILMGALTAIGPLSIDMYLPAFPAIAQALGASPGEVERTLAAYLAGMALAQLAYGPLSDRYGRKLPLCGALILYIVASAAAALAPDVHSLTAWRVVQAIGGAAGVVIPRAVIRDNLGVQDSARAMSSLMLIMGLAPILAPLVGGQLLGITGWRGIFWLMSAMGLVLLVFVLRTMRESLPADRRLPLTPAVITRNYAELLRHRPFVAYALAGGFGSAGMFAYIAASPRVFIDFYDVPAEWYGLLFGLNAAGLIAGSQVSARLLRRHVPGTLLGRALPALALIPLAGLALTLLGLITLPLLMACLVGYMSSQGFVNPNAAALALADQGKRLGAASALMGMLQIGCGVLSGLLISAWGTPGPLPLTCLLALCGCLAWLSGRIALRASAAKTTAA from the coding sequence ATGCCCCCGTCTCCCCTCACGCGTTCGTTCCCAGGCTGGTTGATCCTGATGGGCGCGCTGACCGCGATCGGCCCCTTGTCGATCGACATGTACCTCCCCGCCTTCCCCGCCATCGCGCAGGCGCTGGGCGCCAGCCCCGGCGAGGTCGAGCGCACCCTTGCCGCCTACCTGGCCGGCATGGCGCTCGCGCAGCTGGCCTACGGCCCGCTGTCCGACCGCTATGGCCGCAAGCTGCCCCTGTGCGGCGCGCTGATCCTCTACATCGTGGCCTCCGCGGCGGCGGCGCTGGCCCCCGATGTACACAGCCTGACCGCCTGGCGCGTGGTGCAGGCCATCGGCGGCGCGGCTGGCGTGGTCATTCCCCGGGCCGTGATCCGGGACAACCTGGGCGTGCAGGATTCCGCCCGGGCGATGTCCTCGCTGATGCTGATCATGGGCCTGGCGCCCATCCTGGCGCCGCTGGTCGGCGGCCAGTTGCTGGGCATCACCGGCTGGCGGGGCATCTTCTGGCTGATGTCGGCCATGGGCCTGGTGCTGCTGGTCTTCGTCCTGCGCACCATGCGGGAGTCGCTGCCGGCCGACAGGCGGCTGCCCCTGACCCCAGCAGTCATCACGCGCAATTACGCCGAACTGCTGCGCCACCGACCTTTCGTCGCCTATGCACTGGCGGGCGGCTTCGGCTCGGCCGGCATGTTCGCCTACATTGCCGCATCGCCACGCGTCTTCATCGATTTCTACGACGTACCCGCCGAGTGGTACGGCCTGCTGTTCGGCCTGAATGCCGCCGGCCTGATCGCGGGCTCGCAGGTCAGCGCGCGACTGCTCCGGCGCCATGTTCCCGGCACGCTGCTGGGCCGCGCACTGCCGGCGCTGGCGCTGATTCCCCTGGCCGGACTCGCCCTGACGCTGCTGGGCCTCATCACGCTGCCACTGCTGATGGCCTGCCTGGTCGGCTACATGAGCAGCCAGGGTTTCGTGAACCCGAACGCCGCCGCCCTCGCCCTGGCCGACCAGGGCAAACGGCTGGGCGCGGCATCCGCGCTCATGGGCATGCTGCAGATCGGCTGCGGCGTCCTGTCCGGCCTGCTGATCAGCGCCTGGGGCACCCCCGGCCCGCTGCCGCTGACCTGCCTGCTGGCGCTGTGCGGCTGCCTGGCCTGGCTCAGCGGACGCATCGCCCTGCGGGCCTCGGCGGCAAAAACAACAGCAGCTTGA
- the rpmB gene encoding 50S ribosomal protein L28, whose protein sequence is MARVCQVTGKGPMVGNNVSHANNKTKRRFLPNLQSRRFWVESENRWVRLRVSAKAIRTIDKNGIDAVLADLRARGELA, encoded by the coding sequence ATGGCACGCGTATGCCAAGTTACCGGCAAAGGCCCGATGGTGGGCAACAACGTTTCCCACGCCAACAACAAGACCAAGCGTCGCTTCCTGCCCAACCTGCAATCGCGCCGGTTCTGGGTTGAAAGCGAAAACCGCTGGGTGCGCCTGCGCGTTTCCGCCAAGGCCATCCGCACCATCGACAAGAACGGCATCGACGCAGTCCTGGCCGACTTGCGCGCCCGCGGCGAACTGGCTTAA
- the rpmG gene encoding 50S ribosomal protein L33, translating into MAKGIREKIKLESTAGTGHFYTTTKNKRNMPEKMLIKKFDPVARKHVDYKEVKLK; encoded by the coding sequence ATGGCCAAAGGTATCCGTGAAAAGATCAAGCTCGAGTCGACCGCCGGCACGGGCCACTTCTACACCACCACCAAGAACAAGCGCAACATGCCGGAAAAGATGCTGATCAAGAAGTTTGATCCCGTCGCCCGCAAGCACGTTGACTACAAGGAAGTGAAGCTGAAGTAA
- a CDS encoding MarR family winged helix-turn-helix transcriptional regulator encodes MPDPSPVPTTDHVDFVVSQWRQHCPQHDVAAMQIVSRIFRYATLATRDAEQAFRAHGLQQGEFDLLATLYRGGPPHTLSPQQLIDALLLSSGAMTNRLDRLETAGLVTRSPNPEDRRGVRVALTEQGLARIQAAMGDYLPVLEQLISPLSDGDRQTLAALLRQLLAAHDQHSPGALRP; translated from the coding sequence ATGCCTGATCCCTCCCCCGTTCCCACCACCGATCACGTCGATTTCGTCGTCTCCCAGTGGCGCCAGCATTGCCCGCAACACGACGTGGCCGCCATGCAGATCGTCAGCCGCATCTTCCGGTATGCAACCCTGGCCACGCGCGACGCGGAGCAGGCCTTCCGTGCGCATGGCCTGCAACAGGGCGAATTCGACCTGCTGGCGACGCTCTACCGCGGCGGGCCTCCCCACACGCTCAGCCCGCAGCAACTGATCGACGCCCTGCTGCTGTCTTCCGGCGCCATGACCAACCGCCTGGACCGGCTGGAAACCGCCGGGCTCGTGACACGCAGCCCGAATCCGGAGGATCGGCGCGGCGTGCGTGTCGCCCTGACAGAGCAAGGGCTGGCACGCATCCAGGCCGCGATGGGTGATTACCTGCCCGTCCTCGAGCAATTGATCTCCCCGCTCTCGGACGGCGACCGCCAGACGCTGGCTGCCCTGTTGCGCCAACTCCTGGCCGCCCACGACCAGCACAGCCCCGGCGCCCTGCGCCCCTGA
- a CDS encoding MFS transporter, giving the protein MPASAAMTTTHAATPRLTAPIILLMSIATGLTVASNYYAQPLLHTIGQQFGLSTTAAGAIVTTAQVSYAAGLLFLVPLGDLLERRRLIVLMTLCSAAGLLVTAFATSIGMVFLGTALTAVLSVVAQVLVPYAATLAEPETRGKVVGTIMSGLLLGILLARTAAGALADLGSWRTIYWVAAILLVLCAAALWRALPASRNPTQLSYPQLLRSIGELFRDEPLFRARAVLGALSFAMFSVLWTSLTFLLAGPDYGYSDTTIGLLGLAGAAGALAASRVGRLADRGLANRSTRVGLLLLLASWLPLAFAPVSLTALIVGILVLDLSIQAVHVTNQSAIYRIRPEARSRLTAGYMTAYFIGGALGSLVSATAYGMAGWHGVCAAGTVLALAALAYEWRTPGAHVPDLPAAAN; this is encoded by the coding sequence ATGCCTGCCTCTGCCGCCATGACCACCACCCACGCCGCCACGCCGCGCCTCACCGCGCCGATCATCCTGCTGATGTCCATCGCCACGGGCCTCACCGTGGCCAGCAACTATTACGCGCAGCCGCTGCTGCACACCATCGGCCAGCAGTTCGGCCTGTCCACGACCGCCGCGGGCGCCATCGTCACGACCGCGCAGGTCAGCTACGCGGCCGGCCTGCTCTTCCTGGTGCCGCTGGGCGACCTCCTCGAACGCCGGCGCCTGATCGTGCTGATGACGCTCTGCTCCGCGGCAGGGTTGCTGGTGACGGCCTTCGCCACCAGCATCGGCATGGTGTTCCTGGGCACCGCCCTGACCGCCGTGCTGTCGGTGGTAGCACAGGTGCTGGTGCCCTACGCCGCCACGCTGGCCGAGCCGGAAACGCGCGGCAAGGTGGTGGGCACGATCATGAGCGGCCTGCTCCTGGGCATCCTGCTGGCCCGCACGGCCGCCGGCGCGCTGGCGGACCTGGGCAGCTGGCGCACCATCTACTGGGTGGCGGCCATCCTGCTGGTGCTGTGCGCGGCGGCGCTCTGGCGAGCGCTCCCCGCGTCCCGCAACCCCACGCAACTGTCCTATCCCCAGTTGCTGCGCTCCATTGGCGAACTCTTCCGCGACGAACCGCTCTTCCGGGCGCGCGCGGTGCTGGGCGCCCTGTCCTTTGCCATGTTCAGCGTGCTGTGGACCTCGCTGACCTTCCTGCTCGCAGGCCCCGACTATGGCTATTCCGACACCACCATCGGCCTGCTCGGCCTGGCCGGCGCCGCCGGCGCGCTGGCAGCCAGCCGGGTCGGGCGACTGGCCGACCGCGGCCTGGCCAACCGGTCGACGCGGGTGGGCCTGCTGCTGCTCCTGGCTTCCTGGCTCCCCCTGGCCTTCGCGCCTGTTTCCCTGACGGCGCTCATCGTGGGCATCCTGGTGCTGGATCTCTCCATCCAGGCTGTGCACGTCACCAACCAGAGCGCCATCTACCGTATCCGGCCCGAGGCCCGCAGCCGCCTGACGGCCGGCTACATGACGGCCTATTTCATCGGCGGCGCGCTGGGCTCGCTCGTGTCCGCCACGGCCTATGGCATGGCCGGCTGGCATGGCGTGTGCGCCGCGGGCACGGTCCTCGCCCTGGCCGCGCTGGCCTATGAATGGCGCACGCCAGGCGCGCACGTGCCCGACCTGCCCGCCGCCGCCAACTAG
- the leuS gene encoding leucine--tRNA ligase: MQERYQPNAVEAAAQADWQARDAYLVAENATAADGSAKPKFYACSMLPYPSGKLHMGHVRNYTINDMMARQLRMRGYNVLMPMGWDAFGMPAENAAIKSKVPPAKWTYDNIAYMKKQMKAMGLAIDWSREMCACDPEYYKWNQWFFLKMLEKGIAYRKTQTVNWDPVDQTVLANEQVIDGRGWRSGAPVEKREIPGYYLAITRYAQELLDPVQNGLPGWPERVRVMQENWIGKSEGVRFAFPHDIRDQDGTLVQDGRLYVFTTRADTIMGVTFCAVAPEHPLATLAARDKPELSAFIEACRKGGTTEAEIATREKEGMPTGLTVTHPLNGKPVEVWVGNYVLMSYGDGAVMGVPAHDERDFAFAKKYQLDIRQVIAAEGREFSLDAWQEWYGDKQIARTVNSGKYDGLAHAQAVDAVAADLAAQGLGEKQTTFRLRDWGISRQRYWGTPIPIIHCPDCGPVPVPEQDLPVVLPDDLIPDGSGNPLAKHEGFLSCSCPSCGKPARRETDTMDTFVDSSWYFMRYASAGNNTAMVDARNDYWMPMDQYIGGIEHAVLHLLYARFWTRAMRDIGLVKFDEPFTRLLCQGMVLNHIYSRRTPQGGIEYYWPEEVENTYDARGAIVGARLKADGSEIDYGGVGTMSKSKNNGVDPQSLIDTQGADTARLFVMFASPPEQTLEWSDSGVDGSNRYLRRLWSTCHARRDAVLRGLAGGQADWAGAANEIKDLRREVYTLLKQADYDYERIQYNTVVSACMKMLNAIENAKLPEGPQADAALAETLGVLLRVLYPVVPHVTWQLWRDLGYVQTYGDLLDAPWPAIDAAALIADELELMLQINGKLRGSVRVANGAARETIEALAVAHEAVEKFLEGRAPKRVIVVPGKLVNVVG; encoded by the coding sequence ATGCAGGAACGCTACCAACCCAACGCCGTCGAAGCCGCCGCCCAGGCAGACTGGCAGGCGCGCGACGCCTATCTCGTCGCCGAGAACGCCACCGCCGCCGACGGCTCGGCCAAGCCCAAGTTCTACGCCTGCTCGATGCTGCCCTACCCCAGCGGCAAGCTGCACATGGGCCACGTGCGCAACTACACCATCAACGACATGATGGCGCGCCAGCTGCGCATGCGCGGCTACAACGTGCTCATGCCCATGGGCTGGGACGCCTTCGGCATGCCGGCCGAGAACGCCGCCATCAAGTCCAAGGTGCCGCCCGCGAAGTGGACCTACGACAACATCGCCTACATGAAGAAGCAGATGAAGGCGATGGGCCTGGCGATCGACTGGTCGCGCGAGATGTGCGCCTGCGATCCCGAGTACTACAAGTGGAACCAGTGGTTCTTCCTGAAGATGCTGGAAAAGGGCATTGCGTACCGCAAGACCCAGACCGTCAACTGGGATCCGGTAGACCAGACCGTGCTGGCCAACGAACAGGTGATCGATGGACGTGGCTGGCGCTCGGGCGCCCCCGTGGAAAAGCGCGAGATCCCGGGTTACTACCTGGCCATCACCCGTTACGCGCAGGAACTGCTGGACCCCGTGCAGAACGGCCTGCCCGGCTGGCCCGAGCGCGTGCGCGTCATGCAGGAGAACTGGATCGGCAAGAGCGAAGGCGTGCGCTTCGCCTTCCCGCATGACATCCGCGACCAGGACGGCACGCTGGTGCAGGACGGCCGCCTGTACGTCTTCACGACCCGCGCCGACACCATCATGGGCGTGACCTTCTGCGCCGTGGCGCCTGAACACCCGCTGGCCACGCTGGCCGCGCGCGACAAACCCGAGCTGTCCGCCTTCATCGAAGCGTGCCGCAAGGGCGGCACCACCGAGGCCGAGATCGCCACGCGCGAGAAGGAAGGCATGCCCACCGGCCTCACGGTCACGCACCCGCTCAACGGCAAGCCAGTGGAAGTCTGGGTCGGCAACTACGTCCTGATGAGCTATGGCGACGGCGCGGTCATGGGCGTGCCTGCGCATGACGAGCGTGATTTCGCCTTCGCCAAGAAATACCAGCTCGACATCCGCCAGGTCATCGCCGCCGAAGGCCGCGAGTTCTCGCTGGATGCCTGGCAGGAGTGGTATGGCGACAAGCAGATCGCGCGCACCGTGAACTCCGGCAAGTACGACGGCCTGGCCCATGCGCAGGCCGTGGATGCCGTGGCCGCCGACCTGGCGGCCCAGGGCCTGGGCGAGAAGCAGACGACCTTCCGCCTGCGCGACTGGGGCATTTCGCGCCAGCGTTACTGGGGCACGCCCATCCCCATCATCCATTGCCCGGATTGCGGCCCCGTGCCCGTCCCCGAGCAGGACCTGCCGGTGGTCCTGCCCGACGATCTCATCCCCGACGGCAGCGGCAATCCGCTGGCCAAGCACGAAGGCTTCCTGTCGTGCAGCTGCCCCAGCTGCGGCAAGCCCGCGCGCCGCGAAACCGACACGATGGACACCTTCGTGGACTCGTCGTGGTACTTCATGCGCTACGCCTCGGCGGGCAACAACACTGCCATGGTCGACGCCCGCAACGATTACTGGATGCCCATGGACCAGTACATCGGCGGGATCGAGCATGCGGTGCTGCATCTGCTGTATGCCCGCTTCTGGACCCGCGCCATGCGCGACATCGGCCTGGTGAAATTCGACGAGCCCTTCACCCGCCTGCTGTGCCAGGGCATGGTGCTGAACCACATCTACTCGCGCCGCACGCCGCAGGGCGGCATCGAGTATTACTGGCCCGAGGAAGTCGAGAACACCTACGACGCGCGCGGCGCCATCGTCGGCGCGCGCCTGAAGGCCGACGGCAGCGAGATCGACTACGGTGGCGTGGGCACGATGTCCAAGTCGAAGAACAACGGCGTGGATCCGCAATCGCTGATCGACACCCAGGGCGCCGACACCGCGCGCCTCTTCGTCATGTTCGCCAGCCCGCCCGAGCAGACGCTGGAATGGTCCGACTCGGGCGTGGACGGCTCGAACCGCTATCTTCGCCGACTGTGGTCCACCTGCCATGCGCGCCGCGACGCCGTTCTGCGCGGTCTGGCCGGCGGCCAGGCCGACTGGGCAGGCGCCGCCAACGAGATCAAGGACCTGCGCCGCGAGGTCTACACCTTGCTCAAGCAGGCCGACTACGACTACGAGCGCATCCAGTACAACACCGTGGTGTCGGCCTGCATGAAGATGCTCAACGCGATCGAGAACGCCAAGCTGCCCGAAGGCCCGCAAGCCGACGCCGCGCTGGCCGAGACGCTGGGCGTGCTGCTGCGCGTGCTGTATCCGGTCGTGCCGCACGTCACGTGGCAACTGTGGCGCGACCTGGGCTATGTCCAGACGTATGGCGACCTGCTCGACGCGCCCTGGCCCGCCATCGACGCCGCCGCACTCATCGCCGACGAACTGGAACTGATGCTGCAGATCAACGGCAAGCTGCGCGGCTCGGTGCGCGTGGCGAATGGCGCCGCGCGGGAAACCATCGAAGCGCTGGCCGTGGCCCACGAAGCCGTCGAGAAGTTCCTGGAAGGCCGTGCCCCGAAACGGGTTATCGTGGTGCCGGGCAAACTGGTCAACGTGGTCGGCTAA
- a CDS encoding LPS-assembly lipoprotein LptE, translated as MVTSARLFRKASSPARPRAWLARASLLVLVGMLTACGFTMRGVTPLPFDSLYLMGLSDNTRFGGDVARALRAASPDTQLVTDRKNAQATLIAVSQSRSQRETSLNPQGRVEEYELRVQYTFRLIDARGNLLLPDTTFTDTRDMPYDDNVVQAKQGETETLYRDMEKALVSRLMRRLTAPDVAEAFEIARNSPDDNSLPVAPPLPEPSEEPAQPSVWTNPRLDTNPANRR; from the coding sequence ATGGTCACGTCCGCTCGTCTTTTCCGCAAGGCCTCTTCGCCCGCCAGGCCGCGTGCCTGGCTCGCGCGCGCCTCGTTGCTCGTGCTGGTCGGCATGCTGACCGCCTGCGGCTTCACGATGCGCGGGGTCACGCCGCTGCCCTTCGACTCGCTGTATCTCATGGGCCTGTCGGACAACACCCGCTTCGGCGGAGACGTGGCGCGCGCCTTGCGCGCGGCATCGCCCGACACCCAGCTTGTCACCGATCGCAAGAACGCGCAGGCCACGCTGATCGCTGTCAGCCAGTCCCGCTCCCAGCGCGAGACCTCGCTCAATCCCCAAGGCCGCGTCGAGGAATACGAACTGAGGGTGCAATACACCTTCCGATTGATCGACGCGCGCGGCAACCTGCTGCTGCCCGACACGACCTTCACCGACACGCGCGACATGCCGTATGACGACAATGTCGTCCAGGCCAAGCAGGGTGAAACGGAAACCCTCTACCGCGACATGGAGAAGGCGCTGGTGTCTCGTCTGATGCGCAGACTGACCGCACCCGACGTGGCGGAGGCCTTCGAGATCGCCCGCAATTCGCCGGATGACAACAGCCTGCCCGTGGCGCCGCCTCTGCCAGAGCCTTCCGAGGAGCCCGCACAGCCGTCGGTCTGGACCAATCCGCGCCTGGACACCAACCCGGCCAACCGGCGCTGA
- the holA gene encoding DNA polymerase III subunit delta yields MAVAMDADRLAQTLAREDRLAPLYCVTGDEPLLVTEALDALRAAARDKGYTERTTLVMDARSDWSAVLAATQSVSLFGDRKLLELKLATGKPGKAGGDTLARLAELSAGQTDPDTVIVVALPKLDRATREGKWMTALTRHGTVVEVPDVDRQRLPGWIGARLARQNQQVDDATRQWMADMVEGNLLAAHQEIMKLGLLHPEGLISAQEVERAVMNVARYDVFGLRDAMLAGDSARVVRMLDGLRAEGEALVLVLWAVGEEIRTLARLADARANGQDMNGLMRRLRVFGNHERLAQQALSRVPPAAWPAAVQHAHEVDRLVKGLHVPGRLSDPWEEMLRLALRVAAAGKRRAG; encoded by the coding sequence ATGGCAGTGGCCATGGATGCCGATCGTCTCGCGCAGACACTCGCCCGCGAAGATCGCCTTGCTCCGCTTTATTGCGTCACGGGCGACGAGCCGCTGCTCGTCACCGAGGCGCTGGACGCCTTGCGCGCCGCCGCGCGCGACAAGGGCTACACCGAACGCACGACGCTGGTCATGGACGCGCGCAGCGACTGGAGCGCCGTCCTGGCCGCCACGCAAAGCGTGTCCCTGTTCGGCGACCGCAAGCTGCTCGAACTGAAACTCGCCACCGGCAAGCCCGGCAAGGCGGGCGGCGACACGCTGGCACGGCTGGCGGAGCTGAGCGCCGGCCAGACCGACCCGGACACCGTCATCGTGGTGGCCCTGCCCAAGCTGGACCGCGCCACCCGGGAAGGCAAATGGATGACGGCGCTGACGCGTCACGGCACCGTCGTCGAGGTGCCTGACGTCGACCGCCAGCGGCTGCCCGGCTGGATCGGCGCAAGGCTGGCCCGCCAGAACCAGCAGGTCGATGACGCCACGCGCCAGTGGATGGCCGACATGGTGGAAGGCAACCTGCTGGCCGCCCACCAGGAAATCATGAAGCTCGGCCTGCTGCACCCCGAAGGCCTCATCTCGGCGCAAGAGGTGGAGCGCGCCGTGATGAACGTGGCGCGCTACGACGTCTTCGGCCTGCGCGACGCCATGCTGGCGGGTGACTCGGCGCGTGTCGTGCGCATGCTGGACGGCCTGCGCGCCGAAGGCGAGGCCCTGGTGCTGGTGCTGTGGGCCGTGGGCGAGGAAATCCGCACCCTGGCGCGCCTGGCCGATGCCCGCGCGAACGGGCAGGACATGAATGGCCTGATGCGCCGCCTGCGCGTGTTCGGCAATCACGAAAGGCTGGCGCAGCAGGCGCTCTCGCGCGTGCCGCCGGCGGCCTGGCCTGCGGCGGTGCAACACGCCCACGAAGTGGACCGCCTCGTGAAGGGCCTGCACGTTCCTGGCCGGCTGTCGGACCCCTGGGAAGAAATGCTGCGCCTGGCGCTGCGCGTGGCGGCGGCAGGCAAGCGGCGCGCTGGGTAG
- a CDS encoding glutamate-5-semialdehyde dehydrogenase: MSSDNLELSMLTLGRNARQASRVMMGATDQAKSAALRAMAQALQDRRAALQAANRADLETARANGLEAALLDRLTLSDKALDTMAAGLAQIAAMPDPVGSLSNSSLRPNGMRVAQMRVPLGVIGIIYESRPNVTIDAAALCLKSGNATILRGGKEALQSNVALGAVVREGLLAAGLPETAVQVVDTPDRDAVGHLITMTDYIDVIVPRGGKGLIQRLSAQARVPLIKHLDGNCHVYVDADADLEKAHRVAFNAKTYRYGVCGAMETLLVHQDVAASLLPGLGQAFTDHGVTLRGCERTRLLLRQAEPATDEDWGSEYLGPVLAVRVVDSLEQAMDHIARWSSGHTESIVTEKLGTARRFQREVDASSVYVNLPTCFADGYEYGLGAEIGISTNRLHARGPVGLEGLTTYKWVLEGDGQLRG, from the coding sequence ATGTCCTCCGATAATCTGGAACTCTCCATGCTCACGCTGGGCCGCAACGCCCGGCAGGCCTCCCGCGTCATGATGGGCGCGACGGACCAGGCCAAGTCGGCCGCGCTGCGCGCCATGGCACAAGCCCTGCAGGATCGCCGCGCGGCCCTGCAGGCCGCCAATCGCGCCGACCTGGAGACCGCCAGGGCAAATGGCCTGGAGGCCGCGCTGCTCGACCGCCTGACGCTCTCGGACAAGGCGCTGGACACCATGGCGGCAGGACTGGCGCAGATTGCGGCCATGCCCGATCCCGTGGGCAGCCTGTCCAATTCCAGCCTGCGTCCCAACGGCATGCGCGTCGCCCAGATGCGCGTCCCGCTGGGCGTCATCGGCATCATCTATGAGTCGCGTCCCAATGTGACCATCGACGCGGCCGCCCTGTGCCTGAAATCAGGCAACGCCACGATCCTGCGTGGCGGCAAGGAAGCCCTGCAATCGAACGTGGCGCTGGGCGCGGTCGTTCGCGAAGGCCTGCTGGCCGCCGGCCTGCCCGAGACCGCCGTCCAGGTGGTCGACACGCCCGACCGCGACGCCGTCGGCCACCTCATCACCATGACGGACTACATCGACGTCATCGTGCCGCGAGGCGGCAAGGGCCTGATCCAGCGCCTGTCGGCCCAGGCGCGCGTCCCGCTCATCAAGCACCTGGATGGCAATTGCCACGTCTATGTCGATGCCGACGCAGACCTGGAAAAGGCGCACCGCGTGGCCTTCAACGCCAAGACCTATCGCTATGGCGTCTGCGGCGCGATGGAAACGCTGCTGGTCCACCAGGACGTCGCCGCCAGCCTGCTGCCCGGCCTGGGCCAGGCCTTCACGGACCACGGGGTGACGCTGCGCGGATGCGAACGCACCCGCCTGTTGCTGCGCCAGGCCGAGCCCGCCACCGACGAAGACTGGGGCAGTGAATACCTTGGCCCCGTTCTCGCCGTGCGTGTGGTCGACAGCCTGGAGCAAGCCATGGATCACATCGCGCGCTGGAGCTCGGGCCATACCGAATCGATCGTGACCGAGAAGCTCGGCACCGCCCGCCGCTTCCAGCGCGAAGTGGATGCAAGCTCGGTCTATGTGAACCTGCCCACCTGCTTCGCCGACGGCTATGAATACGGCCTGGGCGCGGAAATCGGCATTTCCACCAACCGGCTGCATGCCCGCGGCCCGGTTGGCCTGGAAGGCCTGACCACCTACAAATGGGTGCTGGAAGGCGACGGACAGCTGCGCGGCTGA